Proteins from a single region of Punica granatum isolate Tunisia-2019 chromosome 8, ASM765513v2, whole genome shotgun sequence:
- the LOC116189653 gene encoding cytochrome P450 93A2-like — translation MLSNLNPLSLKMAISVQTPLMEDLKGYMVLFLIWLFSFVLVRSILSKAFPSRKRLLPSPLALPIIGHLHLLKPIPHKALQRLSRRHGPIFRLSFGSVPFVVTSSPETAREFLRVHEGSFSNRPSTVAVRYLTYGAEDFSFAPYGPFWKFMKKLCMTELLGTRTLEQFFPVRHEEVETLIRSIMQKSREDKLIDIGEELTRLASNIISRMTMGKRCSGTSAEAGEVRKMVDEVGALTGEFNLQDYIWFCKNIDLQGLGKRLRDVQARLDAMMEEILKEHEETRKKQVSACGPEATTRDIVDILLDFVEDERAKQRLSREGVKAFILEMFTTGTGTSAGVIQWALAELINHPAVLQRLQNEIDSVVGTGRLVEESDIPSLPYLQAIVKETLRLHPSGPLFTRESTEECTVGGYHIPANTRLIINVWAIGKDPNYWEEPLEFRPERFMLGEGKSSEVDVRGQYYQLLPFGSGRRSCPGVSLALQVIQAALASLVQCFDWKAGTGKNCKVDMTEAPGITLTFAHPFVCIPVARDLPFLSVYA, via the exons ATGCTCTCCAACCTCAATCCCCTTTCACTTAAAATGGCAATTAGTGTGCAGACACCATTGATGGAAGATCTCAAAGGTTACATGGTTCTCTTCCTCATATGGCTCTTCTCTTTCGTGTTGGTCAGATCAATCCTCTCTAAGGCTTTCCCTTCAAGGAAAAGACTCCTGCCATCGCCACTTGCCCTTCCCATCATCGGCCACCTCCACCTCCTAAAGCCGATCCCGCACAAGGCGCTCCAGAGGCTCTCCCGTCGCCATGGACCCATTTTCCGCCTCTCCTTCGGGTCGGTCCCCTTTGTAGTAACCTCATCCCCCGAGACTGCGAGGGAGTTCCTCCGTGTCCATGAGGGCTCCTTCTCCAACCGTCCCTCAACGGTCGCCGTACGGTACCTGACTTATGGGGCAGAGGACTTTAGTTTTGCCCCTTATGGCCCATTTTGGAAGTTCATGAAGAAGCTATGCATGACCGAGCTCCTCGGAACGAGAACGCTTGAGCAGTTCTTTCCCGTACGTCATGAGGAGGTCGAGACCCTCATAAG gtCGATAATGCAGAAGAGCCGGGAAGACAAGTTGATTGACATTGGCGAAGAGCTTACAAGGCTTGCCAGCAACATAATCTCAAGAATGACGATGGGCAAGAGGTGTTCAGGGACTAGTGCAGAGGCAGGCGAGGTGAGGAAGATGGTGGACGAAGTCGGAGCTCTCACAGGCGAGTTCAATTTGCAGGACTACATCTGGTTTTGCAAGAACATAGACCTGCAAGGACTCGGGAAGAGGCTAAGAGACGTGCAGGCGAGATTAGATGCTATGATGGAAGAGATCTTGAAAGAGCACGAGGAGACGAGGAAGAAACAAGTCTCAGCCTGTGGGCCCGAAGCCACGACGAGGGACATTGTCGATATACTGCTGGATTTCGTTGAGGACGAGAGAGCAAAACAAAGGCTCAGCAGAGAGGGCGTGAAGGCATTCATTCTA gAAATGTTTACTACTGGGACTGGTACATCAGCGGGCGTGATCCAGTGGGCCTTAGCCGAACTCATCAACCATCCGGCTGTCCTCCAGAGGTTGCAAAACGAGATAGACTCCGTGGTTGGCACCGGAAGGTTGGTGGAGGAGTCGGACATCCCGAGCCTTCCGTACCTGCAAGCGATTGTTAAGGAGACCTTAAGACTGCACCCCTCGGGCCCTTTGTTCACCCGGGAATCTACCGAGGAATGCACAGTGGGAGGCTACCACATCCCTGCAAACACAAGGCTGATCATTAACGTGTGGGCGATAGGGAAGGATCCAAACTACTGGGAAGAGCCGTTAGAGTTCAGACCTGAAAGGTTCATGCTCGGGGAAGGGAAGAGCAGTGAAGTCGACGTCAGGGGTCAGTATTACCAGCTGCTGCCTTTCGGAAGTGGAAGGAGGAGCTGCCCGGGAGTCTCTCTAGCGCTTCAAGTGATTCAAGCGGCACTCGCAAGTCTAGTTCAGTGTTTCGATTGGAAGGCTGGGACGGGGAAAAACTGCAAAGTAGATATGACCGAGGCCCCGGGGATCACCTTGACGTTTGCTCATCCATTCGTCTGCATTCCGGTGGCTCGTGATCTTCCTTTCCTCTCAGTTTATGCATAG
- the LOC116189655 gene encoding uncharacterized protein LOC116189655: MDIPVIDLAPYLEIAGRLSGGPADLPGQLGSSLSELCGEVSRVLRETGALVVKDPRCSAEDNDRFIDMMEKYFERPEEFKRLQERPNLHYQVGVTPEGVEVPRSLVDEEMQEKLKSMPNEVQPATPKGPDRKWRYMWRIGPRPLNTRFKELNSEPVIPEGFPEWKETMDSWGYKMISAIEAVAEMAAIGFGLPKDAFTSLMKQGPHLLAPTGSDLRRYGQEGTVFAGYHYDLNFLTIHGRSRFPGLYIWLRNGQKVEVKVPVGCLLIQTGKQIEWLTAGDCMAGMHEVVVTKRTIDAVKLASEQNCSLWRVSSTLFAHVASDAVLKPLGHFASSPLADKYPPIRAGEFVEQELAVINLKGSKAES; this comes from the exons ATGGACATTCCGGTGATAGATCTCGCGCCGTACCTGGAGATTGCCGGCCGGCTTAGCGGCGGCCCCGCGGACCTCCCCGGCCAGCTCGGGTCCTCCCTCTCTGAGCTGTGCGGCGAGGTCAGCCGAGTCTTGCGGGAGACCGGAGCCCTAGTGGTGAAGGATCCGAGGTGCTCCGCCGAGGACAACGACCGCTTCATCGACATGATGGAGAAGTACTTCGAGCGGCCCGAGGAGTTCAAGCGTCTCCAGGAGCGGCCCAATCTACATTACCAG GTTGGCGTGACCCCGGAGGGAGTTGAAGTTCCTAGAAGCTTAGTTGATGAGGAAATGCAAGAGAAATTGAAGTCAATGCCTAATGAGGTTCAGCCAGCTACCCCGAAGGGTCCTGATCGTAAGTGGCGATACATGTGGAGAATTGGTCCTCGGCCATTAAACACCCGCTTTAAG GAATTGAACTCGGAGCCCGTCATACCTGAGGGTTTTCCTGAATGGAAGGAGACCATGGACTCTTGGGGGTACaagatgatatcagcaatagAG GCTGTTGCTGAGATGGCAGCTATTGGGTTTGGGTTGCCTAAGGATGCATTCACTTCTCTGATGAAGCAG GGACCACACCTTCTTGCTCCAACAGGAAGTGATCTCCGCCGATATGGTCAGGAGGGTACTGTCTTTGCAGGATACCACTATGACCTGAACTTTTTAACAATCCATGGAAGAAGCAGATTCCCGggattatatatatggttaaGAAATGGGCAAAAGGTTGAAGTAAAAGTTCCAGTGGGATGCCTCCTGATCCAGACTGGGAAGCAG ATTGAATGGTTAACTGCTGGTGATTGCATGGCGGGCATGCACGAAGTTGTGGTCACAAAGAGAACCATTGATGCTGTTAAACTCGCATCAGAGCAAAATTGCAGCTTATGGAGAGTCTCCTCAACA CTGTTTGCCCACGTAGCATCCGATGCTGTATTGAAGCCACTGGGCCACTTCGCATCCTCACCGCTTGCAGATAAATACCCGCCCATCCGTGCTGGAGAGTTTGTGGAGCAAGAGCTTGCGGTAATTAACCTGAAAGGAAGCAAAGCTGAAAGTTGA
- the LOC116189654 gene encoding SURP and G-patch domain-containing protein 1-like protein, which yields MDKEAPPSLFVNDGSFMERFKQLQQEKAKETSDPAGSTQPRVVVSGTSTPNSTVSKTSFSIKSNDARKPQPASGGKLAFSLKQKSKIVAPAVKLDADEDEDETDAVNDSGDASAKRQKLADQDVSYKSSRQVDVAPPPSPSDLTVKNVADKLASFVAKNGRHFEDITRQKNPGDTPFKFLFDKTCAEYKYYEYRLAEEEKALSQAKESQTPQSGGTSSSSSRLGTVSQRSHSHQSNYQTPASALYEAMDDAGVDSASADRNNNDPIAMMEFYMKKAAQEERRRQPKQSKDEMPPPPSLQASSKKGHHMGDFIPQEELEKFLASCNDAEARKSARAAAERARIQADNVGHRLLSKMGWKEGEGLGSSRSGIADPIMAGEVKKDNLGIGAQKPGEVTAEDDIYEQYKKRMMLGYRYRPNPLNNPRKSYY from the exons ATGGACAAAGAAGCACCTCCTAGCCTTTTTGTTAATGATGGTTCGTTCATGGAGAGGTTCAAACAGCTCCAACAAGAGAAAGCCAAGGAAACGAGTGATCCTGCAGGAAGTACTCAACCGAGGGTAGTTGTGTCAGGGACTTCAACTCCTAACTCTACAGTTTCTAAAACCAGCTTCAgtattaagtctaatgatgcCCGAAAGCCTCAACCTGCCTCGGGAGGTAAACTGGCTTTCAGCTTGAAACAGAAGTCAAAGATTGTGGCACCTGCAGTGAAGTTAGATGctgatgaggatgaggatgagacTGATGCTGTGAATGATTCTGGTGATGCATCGGCAAAGCGGCAGAAATTAGCCGACCAAGATGTATCTTACAAATCCTCGAGACAAGTTGATGTTG CACCACCACCTTCCCCGAGTGACCTTACAGTAAAGAATGTTGCGGACAAACTCGCAAGTTTTGTGGCAAAAAATGGAAGGCACTTTGAGGATATTACTCGCCAAAAGAATCCTGGTGATACCCCATTCAA ATTTCTATTTGACAAGACTTGTGCTGAATATAAATACTATGAATACCGGCTGGCAGAAGAGGAAAAAGCCCTTTCACAGGCTAAGGAATCCCAAACACCCCAAAGTg GTGGGACGAGCTCTTCATCATCAAGATTGGGTACTGTTTCTCAAAGGTCACATAGCCATCAATCAAATTACCAAACACCTGCTTCAGCATTGTATGAAGCCATGGATGATGCTGGTGTTGATTCAGCATCAGCAGATAGAAACAATAACG ATCCTATAGCTATGATGGAGTTCTACATGAAGAAGGCTGCACAGGAGGAGAGAAGGAGACAGCCTAAACAGTCGAAAGATGAGATGCCTCCACCTCCTTCCCTTCAAG CTTCTAGTAAGAAAGGCCATCACATGGGCGACTTCATACCACAAGAAGAGCTCGAGAAGTTCTTGGCTTCGTGTAACGATGCTGAGGCACGGAAATCTGCTAGGGCGGCTGCAGAGAGAGCTCGGATCCAGGCTGATAATGTGGGCCACaggcttttgtcaaaaatggGATGGAAAGAAG GTGAGGGGCTTGGGAGCTCTAGAAGTGGTATTGCAGACCCAATAATGGCAGGAGAAGTGAAAAAGGACAACTTGGGAATCGGTGCTCAGAAGCCTGGGGAGGTGACAGCTGAAGATGACATCTACGAGCAGTATAAGAAGCGAATGATGCTCGGTTATCGCTATAGACCGAACCCTCTG AACAATCCTCGGAAATCATACTACTGA
- the LOC116189657 gene encoding putative lipid-transfer protein DIR1 isoform X1, giving the protein MTDMIFMVHRDMDPKKTAPMLLVLFVVITATMVEPARGSTCMTTFFATLVQMIPCRPAVAPFSPILPSEACCNAIKALGQPCLCVLLSGPPISGMDRNMALQLPSKCTANFEPCTLFTNHFLPALFPYKTTVKLSVKYQVYLHRSIHR; this is encoded by the exons ATGACAGACATGATCTTCATG GTACATCGAGATATGGATCCCAAAAAGACAGCTCCCATGTTGCTGGTCCTGTTCGTGGTCATTACGGCGACCATGGTGGAGCCGGCCAGAGGCAGCACGTGCATGACCACGTTCTTTGCCACCCTAGTCCAGATGATCCCGTGCCGGCCAGCTGTGGCACCCTTCAGCCCAATCCTGCCGAGCGAGGCCTGCTGCAACGCCATCAAGGCCCTCGGGCAGCCCTGCCTCTGCGTGCTCCTTAGCGGGCCCCCTATCTCCGGCATGGACCGCAACATGGCACTCCAGCTCCCATCCAAGTGCACCGCCAACTTTGAACCATGTACGTTATTTACAAACCATTTTCTCCCGGCGCTTTTTCCATATAAAACTACCGTGAAGCTTTCCGTAAAATATCAAGTATACCTCCATAGGTCTATTCATAGATGA
- the LOC116189657 gene encoding protein LIM1 isoform X2: MTDMIFMVHRDMDPKKTAPMLLVLFVVITATMVEPARGSTCMTTFFATLVQMIPCRPAVAPFSPILPSEACCNAIKALGQPCLCVLLSGPPISGMDRNMALQLPSKCTANFEPCNTTKH; encoded by the exons ATGACAGACATGATCTTCATG GTACATCGAGATATGGATCCCAAAAAGACAGCTCCCATGTTGCTGGTCCTGTTCGTGGTCATTACGGCGACCATGGTGGAGCCGGCCAGAGGCAGCACGTGCATGACCACGTTCTTTGCCACCCTAGTCCAGATGATCCCGTGCCGGCCAGCTGTGGCACCCTTCAGCCCAATCCTGCCGAGCGAGGCCTGCTGCAACGCCATCAAGGCCCTCGGGCAGCCCTGCCTCTGCGTGCTCCTTAGCGGGCCCCCTATCTCCGGCATGGACCGCAACATGGCACTCCAGCTCCCATCCAAGTGCACCGCCAACTTTGAACCAT GCAACACGACGAAGCACTAG
- the LOC116188082 gene encoding clustered mitochondria protein, which produces MAGKSNKGRNRRGSHGNTSSAESAHAQPSGAAAKENASASPEPSVADENGAELKPEAKESENSDSAAQPKQGDLHLYPVPVKTQSGEKLELQLNPGDSVMDIRQFLLDAPETCFHTCYDLILHTKDGSSHYLEDYNEISEVADITTGSCTLEMVPALYDDRSIRAHVHRTRDLLSLSTLHASVSTSLALQYETAQNKASGVKDASKIEVPELDGLGLMEDVTMSLGNLLSSMSKEIKCVESIVFSSFNPPPSYRRLVGDLIYLDVVTLEGNTFCITGTTKTFYVNSSSGNTLDPRPGKAAAEATTLVGLLQKISSKFKKAFREILERKASAHPFENVQSLLPPNSWLGQYPIPDHKRDAARAEDALTLSYGSELIGMQRDWNEELQSCREFPHTTPHERILRDRALYKVTSDFVDAAVSGAMGVISRCIPPINPTDPECFHMYVHNNIFFSFAVDSDIEQLSKKRAVDSTSINVGTSSMGTSSDTSAGDLPHAISGNGENIKGSNIGGNAGAVELEPELSAETQITDSEQATYASANNDLKGTKAYQEADVPGLYNLAMAIIDYRGHRVVAQSVLPGILQGDKSDSLLYGSVDNGKKICWNEDFHSKVLEAAKSLHLKEHAVLDGSGNVFKLAAPVECKGIVGSDDRHYLLDLMRVTPRDANHTGPGSRFCILRPELVTAYCQAQAAEKSKHKSKSDAGADMAANSSTVADENATNKEEAEQQAKLGAVADDHGRTEKVDEKVKVEADVEPSGSKDIAKQKMEDSLSQSAPVPAESSEEILFNPNVFTEFKLAGSEEEIEADEENVRKVSSYLTEVVLPKFIQDLCTLEVSPMDGQTLTEALHAHGINVRYIGKVADGTRHMPHLWDLCSNEIVVRSAKHIFKDALRDAEDHDLGPAISHFLNCFFGNSQAVGSKGTNNSTPSRIQKKDQVGHHSSGKSPRGQSRWKGRTSTKKNQSSYRNFSSDSIWSDIQEFAKVKYKFDLAEDARSRVKKVAVIRNFCQKVGISLAARKYDLNGSAPFQPSDILNIQPVVKHSIPVCSEAKDLVELGKVQLAEGMLSEAYTLFSEAFSMLQQVTGPMHREVANCCRYLAMVLYHAGDMAGAIMQQHKELIINERCLGLDHPDTAHSYGNMALFYHGLNQTELALRHMSRALLLLSLSSGADHPDVAATFINVAMMYQDIGKMDTALRYLQEALKKNERLLGEEHIQTAVCYHALAIAFNCMGAFKLSHQHEKKTYDILVKQLGEEDSRTRDSQNWMKTFKMRELQMNAQKQKGQALNSASTQKAIDLLKAHPDLLLQAAAAAGGSGSSSASINPTLARGRGVDERAARAAAEARKKAAARGIMIRQNGVPVHLQPLTQLLNIINSSATPEAAASNNNEESDATKTEINGHTACATTNSGEDKKEEQVTSQQGQPPVGLGRGLASLDSKKQKTLSKAMV; this is translated from the exons ATGGCGGGGAAGTCCAACAAGGGGAGGAACCGTCGGGGTTCTCATGGCAATACGAGCTCCGCTGAGTCGGCTCATGCTCAGCCTTCTGGCGCCGCCGCGAAAGAGAATGCGAGTGCCTCCCCGGAGCCGAGTGTGGCCGACGAAAATGGAGCTGAGCTGAAGCCCGAGGCGAAGGAGTCGGAGAACTCCGATTCTGCGGCCCAACCTAAGCAAG GTGATCTTCATCTTTACCCAGTGCCTGTCAAAACACAAAGCGGGGAAAAGCTGGAGCTGCAG TTAAATCCAGGGGACTCTGTGATGGATATCAGACAGTTTCTCCTTGATGCCCCAGAGACATGTTTCCACACATGCTATGATTTGATCCTGCACACAAAGGATGGTTCGAGTCATTACCTTGAGGACTACAATGAGATTTCTGAAGTAGCTGATATCACTACTGGCAGTTGCACATTGGAAATGGTTCCTG CACTCTATGACGACAGATCAATTAGGGCTCATGTTCATCGGACAAGAGATTTGCTGTCTCTTTCCACACTTCATGCCTCTGTATCAACCTCGCTTGCTCTGCAGTACGAGACAGCTCAAAATAAGGCTTCTGGTGTTAAAG ATGCCTCCAAAATTGAGGTGCCGGAGCTTGATGGTTTGGGTCTTATGGAGGATGTTACAATGTCATTGGGCAATTTGCTATCATCTATgtcaaaagaaattaaatgtGTGGAAAGCATCGTATTTTCGTCTTTTAATCCACCTCCAAGCTATAGAAG GCTTGTTGGAGATCTGATTTACTTGGATGTAGTAACATTAGAGGGAAATACATTCTGTATCACCGGAACCACAAAGACTTTTTATGTCAATTCAAGCTCTGGAAATACTCTTGACCCAAGGCCGGGTAAAGCTGCTGCTGAAGCAACCACACTTGTGGGGCTGCTGCAGAAGATCAGCTCTAAGTTCAAAAAAG CTTTTCGTGAAATCTTGGAGCGGAAGGCCTCCGCACATCCATTTGAGAATGTTCAATCTCTGTTGCCTCCAAATTCATGGCTGGGACAATATCCCATTCCTG ATCACAAGCGTGATGCAGCCAGAGCTGAGGATGCACTAACTCTTTCATATGGTAGTGAGCTGATTGGCATGCAGCGAGATTGGAATGAGGAGTTGCAATCCTGTCGTGAGTTTCCCCATACAACGCCTCATGAAAG GATATTGCGTGATAGGGCTCTCTACAAGGTGACTTCTGACTTCGTTGATGCAGCAGTCAGCGGTGCAATGGGAGTCATTAGCAGATGCATACCCCCAATAAATCCTACTGATCCTGAGTGCTTTCATAT GTACGTTCACAACAATATATTCTTTAGTTTTGCTGTTGATTCGGACATTGAGCAGCTTTCCAAGAAGCGTGCTGTTGATTCTACATCAATTAATGTGGGCACTAGTTCAATGGGTACATCTTCTGATACGTCAGCTGGTGATTTACCACATGCAATTAGTGGAAATGGAGAAAACATTAAAGGGTCAAATATTGGGGGAAATGCTGGTGCAGTTGAACTGGAGCCTGAGTTATCTGCTGAGACTCAGATCACTGACAGTGAACAGGCTACATATGCATCTGCAAATAATGATCTTAAAGGAACCAAAGCATATCAAGAGGCTGATGTTCCTGGACTGTACAATCTTGCGATGGCCATAATTGATTACAGGGGCCATAGAGTGGTTGCACAG AGTGTCTTGCCCGGTATTCTTCAAGGGGATAAATCAGATTCCCTTTTGTATGGTTCTGTTGACAATGGCAAGAAGATATGCTGGAATGAAGATTTTCATTCTAAG GTTTTAGAGGCTGCAAAAAGCCTTCATCTGAAAGAACATGCAGTGCTTGACGGCTCTGGAAATGTCTTTAAACTGGCAGCACCAGTGGAATGCAAGGGCATTGTTGGCAGTGATGATAG GCACTATCTTCTTGATTTGATGAGAGTAACACCTCGTGATGCAAACCATACGGGACCAGGCTCTCGATTTTGTATATTGCGGCCTGAATTGGTCACTGCGTATTGTCAG GCCCAAGCTGCAGAGAAATCAAAGCATAAGTCTAAATCAGATGCTGGTGCTGATATGGCAGCAAATTCCTCTACAGTTGCTGATGAAAATGCAACCAATAAGGAAGAGGCTGAGCAGCAAGCAAAGCTTGGGGCTGTTGCTGATGATCATGGGAGAACTGAAAAGGTTGATGAGAAAGTCAAAGTTGAGGCTGATGTTGAACCATCAGGAAGCAAG GACATTGCAAAACAGAAAATGGAAGATTCTTTGTCACAATCGGCTCCTGTGCCTGCTGAATCAAGTGAGGAGATACTTTTTAACCCTAATGTCTTCACCGAATTCAAGTTGGCTGGCAGTGAAGAG GAAATAGAGGCAGATGAAGAAAATGTGAGGAAAGTTAGTTCCTACCTTACAGAAGTGGTGCTTCCAAAATTTATACAAGATCTCTGCACCCTTGAAGTTTCACCTATGGATGGTCAGACATTAACTGAAGCACTCCACGCGCATGGAATTAATGTTCGTTACATTGGAAAG GTGGCTGATGGGACAAGACATATGCCACATCTTTGGGATCTTTGTTCTAATGAAATCGTGGTCAGGTCGGCGAAGCATATTTTCAAG GATGCTCTGAGGGATGCAGAAGATCATGATCTTGGGCCTGCAATATCTCACTTCTTGAACTGCTTCTTTGGAAATTCTCAAGCTGTTGGTTCAAAAGGCACTAATAACAGTACACCGTCAAGGATCCAAAAGAAG GATCAGGTTGGCCACCATTCTTCTGGCAAATCACCGAGGGGACAATCAAGGTGGAAAGGCAGAACATCTACAAAAAAGAATCAATCTTCATACAGGAATTTCAGCTCAGACTCCATTTGGTCTGATATACAAGAATTTGCGAAAGTGAAATACAAG tttGATTTGGCGGAGGATGCAAGGTCTCGGGTTAAGAAAGTTGCAGTTATCCGCAACTTTTGCCAAAAG GTTGGCATCTCTCTTGCTGCTCGCAAATATGATCTTAATGGCTCTGCACCATTCCAGCCATCTGATATCTTGAATATCCAACCAGTGGTGAAGCATTCAATTCCTGTATGTTCAGAGGCGAAGGACCTTGTGGAACTTGGAAAAGTCCAGCTGGCTGAG GGCATGCTCAGTGAAGCCTACACATTGTTTTCTGAGGCATTTTCAATGCTTCAGCAG GTCACTGGTCCGATGCACCGTGAGGTGGCTAATTGCTGCCG GTATCTCGCCATGGTTCTATATCATGCAGGGGACATGGCTGGTGCAATTATGCAACAGCACAAGGAATTGATCATAAATGAACGCTGCCTAGGCTTAGACCACCCTGATACTGCTCACAG TTATGGCAATATGGCACTTTTCTACCACGGGCTGAACCAAACAGAGCTCGCACTCCGGCACATGTCACGGGCCCTACTCTTGCTGAGCCTTTCATCAGGCGCTGATCACCCCGATGTTGCTGCTACCTTCATCAATGTTGCGATGATGTATCAAGACATAGGGAAGATGGATACTGCCCTTCGGTATCTCCAGGAGGCATTAAAGAAGAATGAGAGGCTTCTAGGAGAAGAACATATCCAAACTGCAGTTTGCTATCATGCTCTTGCTATTGCTTTCAACTGCATGGGCGCATTTAAGCTATCTCATCAG CACGAGAAGAAAACCTATGACATTCTTGTTAAGCAACTCGGTGAGGAGGACTCAAGAACGCGGGATTCGCAGAACTGGATGAAGACCTTTAAGATGCGTGAGCTTCAG ATGAACGCTCAGAAGCAGAAAGGACAGGCTTTAAACTCTGCGTCTACCCAAAAAGCCATTGACCTCTTGAAG GCTCATCCTGACTTGTTGCTACAAGCTGCTGCTGCAGCAGGAGGTTCCGGAAGCTCGAGTGCCTCGATCAACCCGACTCTCGCTCGAGGAAGAGGTGTTGATGAGAGGGCCGCCCGTGCAGCTGCTGAAGCCAGGAAGAAAGCAGCGGCTCGGGGCATCATGATCCGACAGAATGGTGTTCCTGTCCACTTACAGCCCCTCACCCAACTCCTCAACATCATAAACTCTAGTGCGACTCCAGAGGCAGCGGCTAGTAATAACAACGAAGAATCAGATGCAACGAAGACGGAAATTAATGGGCACACAGCTTGTGCCACGACAAATAGCGGGGAAGATAAAAAGGAAGAACAGGTGACTTCTCAGCAGGGTCAGCCCCCAGTCGGTTTGGGCCGAGGATTGGCTTCCCTTGactcgaagaagcagaagacACTGTCTAAAGCCATGGTTTAA
- the LOC116189656 gene encoding diacylglycerol kinase 5-like, with product MGDKSEGVCRDFYVPDYLLVPRSKPWRITHVSACPVSVFINSKSGGQLLVTYRSLLNKNQVFDLGESAPNKVLHQFYVTLEVLKNNGDDFADEVQKKLRINYGVAGGDGTASWLLGVISDLRLPKPPPVATVPLGAGNNLPFSFGWVRY from the exons ATGGGAGACAAGTCAGAAGGCGTTTGTCGGGACTTCTACGTACCAGATTACTTACTCGTTCCTAGATCTAAGCCTTGGAGGATTACCCATGTATCGGCATGTCCAGTCAGTGTGTTCATCAACTCCAAGAGTGGCGGCCAGCTTCTCGTAACGTATCGCTCTCTTCTCAACAAAAACCAG GTATTCGATTTGGGTGAAAGTGCTCCTAATAAGGTGTTACACCAGTTTTATGTTACTTTAGAAGTGCTGAAGAATAACGGAGACGACTTCGCCGATGAAGTTCAgaagaaattaagaataaacTACGGG GTTGCGGGAGGGGATGGCACAGCAAGCTGGCTTCTCGGAGTGATTTCTGATCTCAGGCTACCTAAACCGCCTCCAGTCGCCACGGTGCCACTTGGAGCTGGCAATAACCTCCCATTTTCATTTGGCTGGGTAAGATACTAA